The Salvia miltiorrhiza cultivar Shanhuang (shh) chromosome 2, IMPLAD_Smil_shh, whole genome shotgun sequence DNA window CCGTTGGTGGCGGAGATCTCGTTCCCCCGGGGCGGGGCCAGGTTGCTGCTGATCGCCTGCAGCTGCCTCGCAGCCGACCAGGTCCTCGACACACTCCACGACAGCGACCGGAAGTTGGCCATGGAGCGGGGCTCCGCCCGGGAGTTGCTCTGGCGGCCGAAGGAGCGGTTGCGGTGGGAGACGGTGGTGTTGGAGTCCCTCTCGTCGAGCATTGCGATGGTGAGGTCGATGAGGGCCTTCTTGGCGCGGCGGAACTGGCCCTCACCGATGCTGCGCTGGTTGTCGAGGGCGCAGAGCACGATCTCGAGCTGCTTCTGCCAGTGGCGAATCTGCTCGATGCCGTCGCGGATGGCGTTGCAGACGTCGAGCGCCTTGACGCTGCGCTCGAAGAAATCAGTAATGTACTTGTCCATGGGGGGTTTGGCGAGGCTGCTCTTGTGGTTGAAGACAATCAATCGGAATTCTTCATGGACGCAGAGGAATGTGTCGAGGAGCTTGCGGATCCATGGGATCGAGAGGAGCTCCTCCGAGGGCGCTGCGGCCAAGTCCTGGAAGCGCTCCGCCACTGTGCGCTGGAACGCCTCCAGGTCGGATTGCTGCCCGTTAGATTCCAGCGGAGGGGAATCCATCGAGTGCACCTGATCGCGCCTCCGGCTCAGGATCGACAAATTGAAGCTCGATGGGGATGAAGACGACTCTTGAAAATCTGTTGATGGCATTTCTCGATTCACAAATCTCAGCTCATCCAATTCAAATCTGCAACTCCGATAAttccaactttttttttcttttctttacatGAAACTCAGAGCCAATCAAATCACCACAATTCAAATTTGGGGGAAAAAAAACATCTGCAAACGCTAATGAGCAATAACAGCAGGAACCCCAATTCTAACCGGATAGAAAACAGAAAAATGCAGAAATTCAAATTTCCGAACCCGAATCCTCTCTCTTTCACCAGAAAAATGCAGAAATTCAAAAATCCGAACCCGAATCCTCTCTCTTTCACCAGAAAAACGAAATTTCAAGCAATATCCAGAtgcaaaacaaaaaagataggaAAATCGTCAATAGAAATGCAACGATACACCttcttttaaaaaagaaaactcAAATTTCTAGAAAACCAGAAATCGGTACGGTTTGAATAGCATACGATAGAATTGGAGGATCACAGCTTGTAATTATTCCGATGAAGCATGGATGGAGGAGAAGGAAAAAGGGGATGTTGGAAACCCTAAATGAGGAAAGACCTTATATTGGGGGTGATTTGGACCGCGTATTATGGGAAAGAATATTCAGACATTCAAAAAGTCTGATCGGCTTCACAGATTTTAACGAACTTTAAATAGTGGATGAAGAAAGGATTAAGACATACGCTGTAATTAGTGGTAATTAATCTCGTGAATTCTCACAAAACAAAATGTATATTCGTTTCAATGAAAAGTGAAACCGAAATTGGGTGTGACTGTGATTGGGCGGAAAGAATGTTTTTTTACACGCCACAAACGCGCGCCTGACGCGCCTTATTTTTGTTTGCTTTTTTCGCCTTTTCGTCCTTCTAATTATTCATATTTCCACGAAATGAATCCTTCATAAatcagatttttatttttgacaGATAATTgcttataattaaataaatgtcAGATAATAATTTACGTGGATACGAAATGATAAATAGTTTATTTTAGAGATTTTATAAGCTTTAATAACTGTTTAAAGAATTTATACaatgtaatatattaaaaattatatgttgttaaaatatttggataattaaacttataaattagagaaaaaaaattaaattagaaagagaaaatactAATCAGATAAGGAAAATTGAAGTTATGTAAATAAAATTGGATACGATGGAGAtaacaaatcaaaataaaattatttttgtaaaataattgttctttataaaatttttaaaaaataagtttgtGGGTTGATGAACATTGTTTTTAGgcgagcttataagttattgaaatttatttattaaattatttagaagcttattttgtcaaataccTTACAAGAGCTTATACGTTTACgaacaatttataagctcttcaataatttattaactATTTTAAAAGGTTTATAAGTTAAGCACCAAACGCTCTTCGAAAGTATTTGCAAAAtcaaagagtttataagttaaGAGCCAAGCGCTCTTTGGGAGTATTTGCAAAATCTCATTCTTGGAAAGGTTGTTTGCATGTTGATTTTGTTCGAAATCCCTTCTTAATTAATCTCACAGTTTCGGTCTGATCAGT harbors:
- the LOC131011658 gene encoding protein ROH1-like; its protein translation is MPSTDFQESSSSPSSFNLSILSRRRDQVHSMDSPPLESNGQQSDLEAFQRTVAERFQDLAAAPSEELLSIPWIRKLLDTFLCVHEEFRLIVFNHKSSLAKPPMDKYITDFFERSVKALDVCNAIRDGIEQIRHWQKQLEIVLCALDNQRSIGEGQFRRAKKALIDLTIAMLDERDSNTTVSHRNRSFGRQSNSRAEPRSMANFRSLSWSVSRTWSAARQLQAISSNLAPPRGNEISATNGLNVGVFTMSYVLLFVMWALVAAIPCQDRGLPTHLFTRQFAWAAPIGSLYERIMEESKRRDRRNTCGLMREIYEIEKCVRLMNELTDCVEFPLTEERERQVKQRVQEIGKIYEAIKEGLDPLERLVREVFRRIVRSRTEGLDSIARANLQD